In the Ursus arctos isolate Adak ecotype North America unplaced genomic scaffold, UrsArc2.0 scaffold_30, whole genome shotgun sequence genome, one interval contains:
- the IL2RA gene encoding interleukin-2 receptor subunit alpha, translated as MLDLCDGYPPDLKHATYRALEYKTGTVLNCGCERGYRRLSNFMHCAGNASHASWENRCQCRSTSSKSTERQITPRPKEQKEMQSPTPPGDQGNLLGHCREPPSWEHEDPKRIYHFAVGQTVHYQCAQGFRALHRGSAQSVCKRISGKTQWSQPQLKCISERTDSPFPGEEEPQASTRAPGRDTSSPLQMTSTTDFHKHTEVATSAESFIFTTEYQIAVAGCVLLLISVLLLSGLTWQRRW; from the exons ATGCTGG ACCTGTGTGACGGTTACCCGCCAGACCTCAAGCACGCCACATACAGAGCTCTCGAGTACAAGACGGGCACGGTGTTAAATTGTGGGTGTGAGAGAGGCTACCGCAGACTAAGCAACTTCATGCATTGTGCGGGAAACGCCAGCCACGCTTCCTGGGAAAACAGATGCCAGTGCAGAAGTACAT CCTCCAagagcacagaaagacaaattacTCCTAGACccaaagaacagaaggaaatgcAGAGCCCAACGCCGCCCGGGGACCAAGGTAACCTTCTAG GTCACTGCAGGGAGCCTCCTTCCTGGGAACATGAAGATCCAAAGAGAATCTACCACTTCGCGGTGGGGCAGACGGTTCACTACCAGTGCGCGCAGGGATTCAGGGCCCTACACAGAGGTTCTGCCCAGAGCGTCTGCAAAAGGATCTCAGGGAAGACCCAGTGGTCACAGCCCCAGCTCAAGTGCATAAGTGAGAGGACGGACAGTCCGTTTCCAGGT GAAGAAGAGCCTCAAGCAAGCACCCGTGCTCCTGGGAGAGACACTTCCTCCCCCTTGCAAATGACAAGTACTACCG ATTTCCACAAACACACGGAAGTGGCTACCTCCGCAGAGTCGTTCATATTCACAACCGAGTATCAGATAGCAG TGGCCGGCTGCGTTCTCCTGCTGATCAGCGTCCTCCTTCTGAGCGGGCTCACCTGGCAGCGGAGATGGTGA